The window GCCCATTTTCTAAGCATACGTCTTCATCAAAAGAATCTAAAATCGCCTTTTGTTCAAGTGCTGTTACGCCAACTAGAGAAGCCTTTTTTTCTTTTAACAGTGTTACCATTGATGGATTTTGCTCTAAAAATTGAATCATGTTAATCATAA of the Lysinibacillus fusiformis genome contains:
- the comX gene encoding competence pheromone ComX — its product is MINMIQFLEQNPSMVTLLKEKKASLVGVTALEQKAILDSFDEDVCLENGLWA